A single genomic interval of Aphidius gifuensis isolate YNYX2018 linkage group LG6, ASM1490517v1, whole genome shotgun sequence harbors:
- the LOC122858619 gene encoding uncharacterized protein LOC122858619 codes for MAERSSGSGRRFSRRDSCENVGSSSHHATPASSKERRTKKSSKPMKERWLLTRKTWRYMADAGRRLIPDGTHNRTEDIPKIEQYFQEVCQREPKFLLWRKASYPGSLGFRAHRNRRLVKGGSCRTKACSADEADDSRGSPNALIYQATSGGRFDPAKLKRDWLLASGSIPNTPIDQRRTREEDAEAKALADMLQKYLNMHGEPGESDNILAKDSKISSSADSTESTNFPFDYQSLIDKLQQHLNLIMSERKDDTSRRRIPPPPSPLTTPPPPPPRASSSRNVPSNVNTYVPLEPTVPYRGDYIHKSLLETLSRHYAKSPNREHVISGILTDRKLLEKLYFDLRCTRGFRGPRATGAYNEPPRWWGNPRTRDNDWKSNQRGGRDLVSPPPLIAVQGPSTDRSPVDTAAQTDPLSKEIIDSLIADRDKEERDNPRDCGKNFRRRSSVENDDVSPSVSDTIKRYLRMARKKSMDADKADRFKRVNYDRNLRNIKAKGEITKPGDDDGNNKGSQTNENWILRYKESGTLSIEAGDNISDADTTTSPASRNASSRSSIDAGLGSEEPTTPKHHHHQSFLSHLLHGSNTHKDKPHSAPGSPALTSSNSSGGAAMQKSKSSSSVVHHGSRLVAKRIWRSRSKSTSRTVNQPSVWTPQGKCTWAGTSGRRVTLQDTSLRALSEVERKVLCRVAVAKLQALNLGVVIRPPNESLTSRSVTNKPKRKAYLLKRKALTTGFFENKNKDDKDSSGGLVFGIPISQCLENDRLARIATGEISDVTCLSRSSRHGSRASFTSLIETPTTTTTTSSKTEEGGSCESLSSKGGGALTGSDSGVIELSDSGGPPGEWDAVPGIVRQCIKHLEVTGLRTLGIFRVSPSKKRVRQLREEFDCGRETKIGPDQCPHDVATLLKEYFRDLPDPLLCRELYQAFVHTQKIRNRRLQQEALQHLVQLLPATNRETLCALLSFLTEVAANSEDSKSETGEWLTGNKMDLTNLATVFAPNILHCVKPGQARSEVSVERAEERIDVINVVRALLENASTLFTLPAALLDELYLQMMETHPADLDIALSQKAEEHCNDEIDPGSEVEVFSEENLISTAQTAKKVWSREQCLHQMAGIGGDIGPKPRRPKRPGSRRKEEGRSNSVDSGSSEDPTDPRRKSSPMVITANLTIPMSSAFTLNLDDPDIPYIEEQPKQPSAPPRRQRQRSISGCSEGGRHGSDSAVGSSATLSGDQPPSSPPSWASSPPGSPDSAVTAVSYIPDQQAVLQRVSFTTSSEVRQISRSISQESSKHTSPAYTPSITSIGGAVLRSKTADIERMLHNSRPESTIVIQSKLAATTTTTTTSSTTSTTLSSNDNKKYTKRRYTDSRHQTRHIPDAESLSNRLPVTTTITQSSTLSSNNNQGQRTTGITNAPVWKRRELISSAPKTRQNYF; via the exons ATGGCTGAGCGTTCCAGCGGTAGTGGTAGACGTTTTTCACGTCGTGATAGTTGTGAAAATGTTGGTTCATCATCACATCATGCAACTCCAGCATCATCAAAAGAACGTAGaactaaaaaatcaagtaaaccAATGAAAGAAAGATGGCTATTGACAAGAAAAACATGGCGATATATGGCAGATGCCGGTCGTCGTTTAATTCCTGATGGTACACACAATAGAACCGAGGATATACCAAAAATTGAACAATACTTTCAGGAAGTTTGTCAACGTGAGCCAAAATTTTTACTCTGGCGAAAAGCATCGTATCCAGGAAGTTTAGGTTTTCGAGCACATAGAAATAGAAGATTGGTTAAAGGTGGAAGTTGTCGAACAAAAGCTTGTTCTGCTGATGAAGCTGATGACTCACGGGGATCACCAAATGCCCTGATATATCAAGCAACATCTGGTGGACGTTTTGATCcagcaaaattaaaaagagacTGGTTACTAGCAAGTGGTAGTATTCCCAACACGCCAATTGATCAAAGACGAACTCGTGAAGAAGATGCCGAGGCAAAAGCATTGGCTGATATGctacaaaaatatttgaacaTGCATGGGGAGCCTGGTGAATCAGATAATATTTTAGCTAAGGATTCAAAAATTTCTAGCTCAGCTGACAGTACTGAAAGTAcaaattttccatttgattatCAGAGTCTTATTGATAAACTTCAGCAACATTTAAATCTCATAATGTCAGAAAGAAAAGATGATACATCACGAAGAAGAATACctccaccaccatcaccattaacaactccaccaccaccaccaccacgaGCTTCTTCCAGCCGCAATGTTCCAAGTAATGTTAATACTTATGTGCCACTTGAACCAACAGTACCATATCGTGGTGATTATATACACAAATCACTTCTTGAAACTCTCAGTCGTCATTATGCTAAATCACCAAATCGTGAGCATGTTATATCTGGTATTTTAACTGATCGTAAAttgttggaaaaattatattttgatctAAGATGTACGAGGGGTTTTCGTGGACCACGAGCAACAGGTGCATACAATGAACCACCACGTTGGTGGGGTAATCCTCGAACTCGTGATAATGATTGGAAATCAAATCAAAGAGGTGGAAGAGATTTGGTATCACCACCACCATTGATTGCTGTACAAGGACCAAGTACTGATCGAAGTCCTGTTGATACTGCTGCACAAACTGATCCATTGagtaaagaaataattgattCACTTATTGCTGATAGAGATAAAGAAGAAAGAGATAATCCACGTGATTGtggaaaaaattttcgaaGACGTAGTAGtgttgaaaatgatgatgtgTCACCATCAGTTAGTGATACAATTAAAAGATATTTAAGAATggcaagaaaaaaatcaatggatGCTGATAAAGCTGACAGATTTAAACGTGTcaattatgatagaaatttaCGAAATATTAAGGCAAAAGGTGAAATAACAAAACCAGGTGATGACGATGGTAATAATAAAGGATCACagacaaatgaaaattggATATTACGTTATAAAGAAAGTGGAACATTGTCAATTGAGGCTGGTGATAATATTTCTGATGCTGATACAACAACATCACCAGCAAGTAGAAATGCTAGTTCAAGAAGTAGCATTGATGCTGGTTTAGGATCTGAAGAACCAACAACACcaaaacatcatcatcatcaatccTTTCTTTCCCATCTCCTTCATGGTTCTAATACTCACAAAGACAAGCCACATTCGGCACCAGGTTCACCAGCTCTTACTTCTTCAAATTCTTCAGGTGGAGCAGCAATGCAGAAGAGCAAATCCTCTAGCAGTGTTGTACATCATGGCAGTCGTTTGGTTGCCAAAAGAATATGGAGATCAAGAAGCAAAAGTACCTCTAGAACTGTCAATCAACCCTCTGTTTGGACACCTCAA ggAAAATGCACGTGGGCTGGTACAAGTGGGCGTCGAGTTACTCTTCAAGATACATCATTGAGAGCCCTGTCTGAAGTTGAGCGAAAAGTCCTTTGTCGAGTTGCTGTTGCTAAGTTGCAAGCACTTAATCTTGGTGTTGTCATAAGGCCACCAAATG aatctCTAACGAGTAGATCTGTTACAAATAAACCAAAAAGAAAAGCTTATTTGTTGAAGAGAAAAGCTCTGACAACtggattttttgaaaataaaaataaagatgataaag ATTCCTCGGGTGGTCTTGTATTTGGAATTCCAATATCGCAGTGTCTGGAGAACGATCGACTGGCAAGAATTGCAACTGGTGAAATATCTGACGTCACTTGTTTATCAAGAAGTAGTAGACATGGAAGTAGGGCTAGTTTTACCAGTCTCATTGAGACAcccacaacaacaaccaccacTTCCTCCAAAACAGAAGAG GGTGGTTCTTGTGAATCATTGTCATCAAAAGGTGGTGGTGCATTGACTGGTAGTGATTCTGGTGTCATTGAATTGAGTGACAGTGGTGGTCCACCTGGTGAATGGGATGCTGTGCCTGGAATTGTTAGACAATGTATCAAACATCTTGAGGTCACTGGTCTCAGAACACTTGGCATATTTAGAGTTTCACCttcaaaaaaaagagttagacag TTGAGAGAAGAATTTGACTGTGGAAGAGAAACTAAAATTGGTCCTGATCAGTGTCCCCATGATGTTGCAACATTATTGAAAGAGTATTTTCGAGATTTGCCAGATCCTTTACTCTGTCGAGAGCTTTATCAAGCCTTTGTTCACACGCAAA aaaTACGGAACAGGCGTCTTCAGCAGGAGGCACTTCAACATCTCGTTCAACTTTTACCAGCAACAAATCGTGAAACTCTATGTGCACTGTTGAGTTTTTTAACTGAAGTTGCAGCAAATAGTGAAGATAGTAAAAGTGAAACTGGTGAATGGTTGACTGGTAATAAAATGGATTTAACAAATCTTGCAACG gtattTGCACCAAATATATTGCATTGTGTTAAACCTGGACAAGCGAGATCAGAAGTATCAGTTGAAAGAGCAGAAGAGCGAATTGATGTGATAAATGTTGTACGTGCATTATTAGAAAATGCATCAACATTATTTACTTTACCAGCTGCACTTTTAGATGAATTATATCTTCAAATGATGGAAACACATCCAGCAGATCTTGATATTGCATTATCACAAAAAGCTGAAGAACATTGCAATGATGAAATTGATCCTGGTAGTGAAGTAGAAGTATTTtctgaagaaaatttaatatcaacagCTCAAACAGCTAAAAAAGTATGGTCACGTGAACAGTGTCTTCATCAAATGGCTGGTATTGGTGGTGATATTGGTCCAAAACCAAGAAGACCAAAAAGACCAGGTAGTAGAAGAAAAGAAGAAGGAAGAAGTAATAGTGTTGATAGTGGCTCAAGTGAAGATCCAACTGATCCAAGAAGAAAATCATCACCAATGGTTATAACAGCTAATTTAACAATACCAATGTCTAGTGCTTTTACTCTTAATCTTGATGATCCAGATATTCCATATATTGAAGAACAACCAAAACAACCATCAGCACCACCAAGAAGACAAAGACAACGTTCTATATCTGGTTGTAGTGAAGGTGGTAGACATGGAAGTGATAGTGCTGTTGGATCATCAGCAACATTATCTGGTGATCAACCACCAAGTTCACCACCTTCATGGGCATCATCACCACCAGGTAGTCCTGATAGTGCTGTTACAGCTGTATCATATATACCCGATCAACAAGCTGTTCTTCAACGAGTATCATTTACAACGTCCAGTGAAGTACGACAAATTTCAAGATCAATTAGTCAAGAATCATCAAAACATACTAGTCCAGCATATACACCAAGTATTACAAGCATTGGTGGAGCTGTTTTGAg ATCAAAGACAGCTGATATTGAAAGAATGCTTCATAATTCAAGACCAGAAAGTACAATTGttattcaatcaaaattaGCAGcaacaaccacaacaacaacaacatcatcaacaacgtCAACAACATTATcgtcaaatgataataaaaaatatacaaaacgACGTTATACTGATTCACGACATCAAACACGTCATATTCCAGATGCTGAGAGTTTGTCAAATAGATTACcagtaacaacaacaataacacaaAGTTCAACATTGagttcaaataataatcaggGACAAAGAACAACTGGTATAACTAATGCACCAGTTTGGAAACGTAGAGAACTTATTTCCTCAGCTCCAAAGACTCGACAAAATTACTTTTGa